Part of the Candidatus Sulfotelmatobacter sp. genome is shown below.
CGCACAGCGCCGGGCGCATGTACATGGACAACTCGCAGGAAAACTCGCGCAGCATCGACCCGCACACGGTGCTCGATCTGTCGGGCGGAACCGGATTCCGTCTCGGCGCCTCCCGCCTCGATCTCACGGTGCGACTGCTCAACGCCACCAATCTGTTCTACGACGCGAGCGGCTACGGGTACACGTATCTGGGCGTCCGCTACGCCGAGTACATTCCGGCCGCGACGCGAAATTACATGGCGCAGGTGAGCATGAGGTTCTGAGCGCGATCGCTCAGTCGGTCGCGGAATCCAATTCAAGTCGGCGATTTCGCTCGCGCCACCATTCGGCGATCTCGCCCACATTCGCGACCCAGGCGCCGCGCGCGACCAGGTGATCGAGCGCCGCGACGAAGCACGACCACCAGCCGGGAAACAGGCGTTCGGCAGCCGCATTGGGATGCCAGAGCAGGCCGGCGAGCCCGCCCACCCGCTCGACCGACTCGAGATGCTCGAGCGTGCGCCTCACCGCGGCCTCCGGCGAGAGCTGGAAGGAGCGGAACAGGGCGCCATCCATGAGCGTGAGCGGCACCTCGAGGAGCCGGTGGGCCTGGAGTGCTCCCGCGTTCCACGGATGAAAGGGGGCCGCGATCCCGGCGCGAAATCCGATCGCTTCGTTGTAGCCGAGGGTGGCGTCGGTGGTGAGGCCGGCGCCCTCCTGCGCGGCTAAGGTGCGGTCGATATCGAAGCGCAGATAGTGCTGGCGCGTGCTGGTGACCTCGCGCCCGGTCGCGCGCGCCACCCGTTCGCGCTCCGCTCTCAACACGCCGGCATCGCGCCACGAGCCATACGTGCCGTGGAGACCGATCTCGAAGCCACGCGCGCCAAGCGAACCGAACATCTGGCCGACCGACGTGGTTCGTCCTTCGAAGCTCAGCCGATCGGACAGAAGATAGGGAGCGTCGTACTCATGGGCGAGGCGCGTTTGTCCGAACACGAACCAGGTCGCTCTGAAGCCACGGTCGGCTTCTTGCTGCGCCCAACGCTCGAACTGCGAATAGGGATCGGAGCCGCTCGAAGCAAGCAGCGACCGCGACAACGCCGCGAGCCCGCCCCGGAACGCGTACGATTTCGGGGATCGTGAGAGGCTCAACAATCGCAACGATTGCGCCACCGAGCGCAGGCGCACGTCGTCGACGTCGTGGCTCAGGGCGACGGCGAAACGGGCGCCGTTCTTCCAGCGCGGCGTGCGCGGAAGCGACACGCCTCGTGAAGCGCACCACGCTTCGATCCGCGATCGCAACTGCTCGGCCGCCAGATTCACCCACGGGGTCTCGAGCAGCCCGATCCCGCCGAGCCGCGTGTACTCGCCGCTGTAGCATTGCCACTGGTCGCGCCGCGCGTCTTCGCGCTCTTCCTGTCGCGAGAGCACGTGCCACAACGATTGCAACCAGGCGCTGGGAAAATGGCCGGGCGAATCGGCCTTGGATGCTCCCGCGGGCGCCGCCAACGTGACGCCGTCGAACTTCACGCGCTCGAGCGTGGCCGCCTGCCATTCACGCCAGCCTTCGAATGCGATCACCGCGGCGGTATCGCGCGGCGCCGGCGCCTGCTGCCCGATCCAGACCACCGGCTGATCCGCCCGTGGTGTGTGATCGGGTGGATCCAGCCCCCACGGCGCGTCGAGCAGCGGCGCGATCGTGCTGATCGTCCAGCGCGTGCGCGGCTCCGCCCACGCCGGCCCGTCGAATCGGAACGAGATCCTCATGCGCCAGGCTTCGCGCCGGCGGCTTCGAATCTGGACGCAGGCGTGCCACCCAGGATCGCCCGGTACTCCGCCAGGAGCCTCGCTCCCACCACCGGCAGGTCGTGGTGATGATCCACGTAGCGCTGGCCGGCGACCCCCAGCATCGCGCGACGCGCGGGATCGCGCACCAGCTCGCGCAGCAAATCGGTGAGCGTGCCCGGCTCGGCGCTCTCGACCGGGCAGCCTTTCAATTGCGCCGAGAAGTCCTCGCGCAGGTAGGCGATCACGGTGCGGCCCATCGCCATCCCCTCGATCGCGAGCAGCCCGTACCAGCCCATCATCAGCTGATCCACCAGGATGTCGCAGCCGGCGAGGAACTCCGGCATCGTCGCCCACGGGCGTCTTTCGATGAGCCGCAGCTCGACGTTCAATCCCTCGTCGCGCAGCTCCCGTGCCGCCGCCTCGACGTAGGCGGTGCCCTTGATCAACCGGTGGGTGGGCGCATGCGCGATCACCACCGGAGCGTGGACGCCGTCGCGGTGGCCGGCGTCGGGGAGAGCAAATTCGCGGGCGGCGCGCTTCCAGCGCTCGGCCTCGATCGCGAGCGGCAGCTGGACTCCGTTGGGCACCGACTCGGCGAGATCGAGCGTCGAGAAGAACACGCGATCGGCGTACCGCGCCGCCTGCTCGGCGAGCCACTGCTGGTGCCAGGGATGACAGAACGGGTTGCACTCGGTGCAGGTCGCGAGCCGATGCCGTGCGCGCATCAACTCGCGATTGCGGATCTCGCAGCCGTGAAAGTGGAACACGATGCGTTTGCCCATCCGCTTCAGCAGCGGCAGATCCCAGTGCCCGCGCAAGGCCTGCGGCTGCTCGCGCGGATGCACGTAGAAGAAGCTGGTGCCGAAGTGAAAGTGGAACACGTCGTAATGACCGGCCCAGCGCGCGAACGCGCCGGCCATGCCGACCAGCCGGCCGAGCCCGGTGCGATGGCGGTCGAGATCGACGATCAACTCGGGCCGCCGCCCGTCCCAGTCGACGCGATAGGCGAGCGAGTCGGACTCGCAGCCCAGATCCCGAAGCGCGCGCGCCAGCATCATGCCCTGGCCGGCCACTTCATAGGTGCCGTGCAGCACGCGCAGCGGCCGGCCGCGGTGGAGAGGCGCGCTCATCCGCTCACGTATTCGCCGGGTTTCACCAGGCGTCTCAGTCCGCTGCGCACCAGCCAGAAGGCGTCGTGGAACGACGGCTGCCGCAGGAATTTCGCGCCCTGGCTCAACCATTCGTTCCAGATCGAGCCGGTGCCGAGATGAAACCGGCGCGGCGCGCTCTTGAGCGCCAGCTTCAAACCCTCGTCATCGGCGGGCCGATCCCCCTCGAACTCGACGCGTGCCAGGTTCAATTCGCCCAGCCGGTGCGCGTCGGGCCCCACCAACTCGGGCAGGCCGCGCCGGTGCGCGAGCTCGAGCGCGCGCGTGTTGTCCGCGCGTCCGGTGCGGGCGTTGTGCACCTCGATCAGGTCCACGCGCTTCAGCAGCTCCTCATCGAGACGGTGCCACTTGAACGCATGAGGCAGCAGCACCAGGCCGCCGTCCTCGTGAATCGCGTCGCAGAGCCGGGGTGCGCTCGACTCGCGCAGATCGCGGCGCAGGAACAGGGCGATCACGTCGCCCTGGTCGGTGGCCACTTCCGACGCGAGGATCACCATGAGCGGAAGGCCGAGCCTGGCCGCGGCTTCGCGGGTGTCGAGGGCGCCCCGCCAGGTGTCGTGGTCGGTCACCGCCAGCACGTCGATCTTG
Proteins encoded:
- a CDS encoding polysaccharide deacetylase family protein; translation: MRISFRFDGPAWAEPRTRWTISTIAPLLDAPWGLDPPDHTPRADQPVVWIGQQAPAPRDTAAVIAFEGWREWQAATLERVKFDGVTLAAPAGASKADSPGHFPSAWLQSLWHVLSRQEEREDARRDQWQCYSGEYTRLGGIGLLETPWVNLAAEQLRSRIEAWCASRGVSLPRTPRWKNGARFAVALSHDVDDVRLRSVAQSLRLLSLSRSPKSYAFRGGLAALSRSLLASSGSDPYSQFERWAQQEADRGFRATWFVFGQTRLAHEYDAPYLLSDRLSFEGRTTSVGQMFGSLGARGFEIGLHGTYGSWRDAGVLRAERERVARATGREVTSTRQHYLRFDIDRTLAAQEGAGLTTDATLGYNEAIGFRAGIAAPFHPWNAGALQAHRLLEVPLTLMDGALFRSFQLSPEAAVRRTLEHLESVERVGGLAGLLWHPNAAAERLFPGWWSCFVAALDHLVARGAWVANVGEIAEWWRERNRRLELDSATD
- a CDS encoding PHP domain-containing protein, whose protein sequence is MSWTFVGHVHTRHSFDSLTDPTALARHAAALKIDVLAVTDHDTWRGALDTREAAARLGLPLMVILASEVATDQGDVIALFLRRDLRESSAPRLCDAIHEDGGLVLLPHAFKWHRLDEELLKRVDLIEVHNARTGRADNTRALELAHRRGLPELVGPDAHRLGELNLARVEFEGDRPADDEGLKLALKSAPRRFHLGTGSIWNEWLSQGAKFLRQPSFHDAFWLVRSGLRRLVKPGEYVSG